From one Conexivisphaerales archaeon genomic stretch:
- a CDS encoding STT3 domain-containing protein, giving the protein MADRFQVFRKLARRPTVSPSRVASFLGLVSAFSIGLLIRLQMAKYGYYLDEFDSYFHYMSTSIIVNDLNTKGLAGLLDFFKVVNYQFWYPLGYNLATNTFAGFYYSSALLYEFVRRVLGVNISLYDYLVIQQAYIASFLAFPVYLIGKKIYNSTAGILAAMFAVITPGYLSRSDLGWYKHEPFSMLGGAFALYFLIASYDTVNRRKSLMYAMLCGLFLGYSNVSWGGGQYFNGIVGLSLFAVPLLLSSDYNRALNGIVITIVDLAVGMAFPNPGWAWLTNTSMFVLYAGSFGGLALTFIAKKLPDRNKIIGKWIATLAFAGVGVAAVLYGPFSHISARYLSVILPFARSIVPAVQTVAEQQPSSGVQILYYYLALLFFGIFGGYALLRRKKPYSIVVAILTVSALYVASSFARLQVFTSEGIALVAGFGIAELSGRIFSLATPKVKSQGTSPVSVAKGFFVIIIIIMMVVSAMTVWVPFGNRGYAITSSALSNSGYYYPDWLQALSWISQNTPPNAKIISWWDYGYWISVMGNRTTFIDNGTLNSTRMAEVATMFLSNPSYGSKLVADMGGDYVVVFLTLRQVGAGYYTLGRVYNLGGDDGKIDAMATIAGINLTKDGLLNPANLMPTRAFYQNTTIGRMFDVNFTGYGVFSPSTGQLLSIYPDYQNSTTITQNYIQLPLFTLNQNYPPGSSPFELVFNSNPTGTSYTQGVVAQVLIYKYNPLPLSATAISNQTNSSAG; this is encoded by the coding sequence TTGGCAGACAGATTTCAGGTCTTCAGAAAACTAGCAAGAAGACCGACCGTAAGCCCCAGCAGAGTGGCATCCTTTTTGGGGTTGGTTTCTGCTTTTTCAATCGGCCTGCTTATAAGACTGCAGATGGCAAAATATGGCTATTACCTTGACGAGTTCGACTCCTACTTTCATTACATGTCCACATCGATAATAGTCAACGACCTGAACACGAAAGGCTTGGCTGGACTTCTAGATTTTTTCAAGGTTGTCAACTATCAGTTCTGGTATCCTCTGGGTTATAACTTAGCAACGAATACTTTTGCAGGTTTCTACTACAGCTCAGCGTTACTGTATGAATTTGTTCGCAGGGTGCTGGGGGTCAACATCAGCCTCTACGATTATCTGGTAATTCAGCAGGCTTACATCGCTTCGTTTCTTGCGTTCCCGGTCTACCTGATAGGCAAGAAGATCTACAACTCTACTGCAGGCATTCTCGCAGCAATGTTTGCAGTTATAACACCTGGCTATTTGTCCAGGTCTGACCTTGGGTGGTACAAACATGAACCTTTCTCAATGCTAGGAGGAGCCTTTGCGCTGTACTTCTTGATAGCATCCTATGACACTGTAAACAGGAGGAAATCTCTGATGTACGCAATGCTCTGTGGCCTCTTTCTTGGTTATTCGAATGTAAGCTGGGGAGGTGGACAGTACTTCAACGGCATAGTTGGGCTATCACTTTTTGCCGTTCCTCTGCTCCTTTCATCTGATTATAACAGAGCTTTGAACGGGATAGTGATAACGATTGTGGACCTAGCGGTTGGCATGGCATTCCCTAACCCTGGTTGGGCCTGGCTGACAAACACATCGATGTTTGTGCTGTATGCTGGAAGCTTCGGTGGACTTGCACTTACATTCATCGCGAAGAAGCTACCTGACAGAAATAAGATCATCGGAAAGTGGATAGCAACACTGGCTTTCGCAGGAGTCGGGGTCGCTGCAGTCCTTTACGGACCTTTCAGTCACATTTCTGCCAGGTATCTGTCAGTAATACTTCCGTTTGCAAGGTCGATTGTGCCTGCAGTGCAGACAGTTGCTGAGCAGCAACCATCTTCTGGAGTTCAGATACTTTACTATTACTTGGCTTTGTTATTCTTTGGGATCTTCGGCGGATATGCACTTCTAAGGAGGAAGAAGCCCTATTCGATAGTGGTCGCGATACTTACAGTCTCGGCTCTGTATGTGGCTTCCTCGTTCGCGAGGCTTCAGGTGTTCACTTCTGAAGGTATAGCCTTAGTAGCTGGATTTGGTATCGCAGAGCTATCTGGAAGAATATTTTCGTTGGCAACACCCAAGGTGAAGAGTCAGGGAACATCGCCTGTCAGTGTGGCGAAGGGATTTTTTGTAATAATAATCATTATAATGATGGTTGTATCAGCTATGACTGTATGGGTTCCCTTCGGTAACAGAGGTTATGCAATAACCTCTTCAGCTTTGAGCAATTCTGGATATTACTATCCCGACTGGCTGCAAGCCCTGTCCTGGATAAGCCAGAATACCCCTCCTAATGCTAAAATAATTTCATGGTGGGACTATGGCTACTGGATAAGCGTTATGGGTAACAGGACAACGTTCATAGATAATGGAACTTTGAACAGCACCAGAATGGCTGAGGTTGCAACCATGTTTCTTAGCAACCCGAGCTACGGGTCAAAGCTTGTAGCTGATATGGGTGGGGATTACGTTGTTGTATTTTTGACACTAAGGCAGGTTGGGGCTGGATACTACACCCTAGGAAGAGTATACAACCTGGGAGGGGACGACGGAAAAATAGATGCAATGGCAACAATAGCAGGTATAAACCTGACAAAGGATGGGCTGCTCAATCCGGCGAACCTGATGCCGACCAGAGCTTTCTATCAAAATACAACTATAGGGAGGATGTTTGACGTAAACTTCACTGGCTACGGTGTATTCAGCCCATCTACCGGTCAGTTGTTGTCAATCTATCCAGACTACCAGAACAGCACAACCATAACTCAGAATTACATCCAGCTACCTCTCTTTACTCTTAATCAGAATTACCCGCCGGGCAGCTCACCTTTCGAATTGGTCTTCAACTCCAATCCGACGGGAACCTCTTACACTCAAGGAGTAGTCGCACAAGTTCTGATATACAAATACAATCCGCTTCCTCTGAGTGCAACAGCTATCAGTAATCAAACAAATTCTTCTGCCGGATGA
- a CDS encoding RNA-protein complex protein Nop10: MTRFIMRKCVKCGSYWLSEVCPKCGGETTTPHPPKFSPDDKYLELRMKSLGYDKDED, translated from the coding sequence ATGACCAGGTTTATCATGAGAAAGTGTGTTAAGTGTGGGTCTTACTGGTTGAGTGAAGTCTGCCCCAAATGTGGGGGTGAAACAACGACTCCACACCCGCCTAAATTTTCTCCAGACGACAAGTATCTGGAGCTCAGGATGAAGAGCTTGGGATACGATAAAGATGAAGACTGA